In bacterium, the following proteins share a genomic window:
- a CDS encoding amidohydrolase family protein yields MAAPFPVLDCHVHFPVRDGRDSTREAYVARHGEAKWEAVSAWLRADQRAWRRAWGFPDPAPPGTDEEMARRWAAEVDRYRLVRVVFVTGGDNERLAKVVAGDPNRFIGFAHHDPFRRDAAAELERAVRTLGLRGYKLIAPLLSGRLDDERLYPVWETAERLGIPVLIHFGPLRYQGIVAHANMSPLVLQDVARGFPGIPFIVPHFGCGYPRELLHVAWVCGNVHVDTSGSNEWMRWMPYPLTLEGLFRMFRETVGPSRILFGTDSSWFPRGFAARYLDDQIRAAWTAGFTDDEMRALFAGNAARLLRVGLPDGTPRQPPHGDP; encoded by the coding sequence ATGGCCGCCCCCTTCCCCGTGCTCGACTGCCACGTACATTTTCCGGTCCGCGACGGACGCGACTCGACGCGCGAGGCGTACGTCGCCCGGCACGGCGAGGCGAAGTGGGAGGCCGTCTCGGCGTGGCTGCGCGCCGACCAGCGGGCGTGGCGCCGGGCCTGGGGATTTCCCGACCCCGCGCCGCCGGGAACGGACGAGGAGATGGCGCGGCGCTGGGCGGCGGAGGTGGACCGGTACCGCCTCGTGCGCGTCGTGTTCGTGACGGGCGGAGACAACGAGCGGCTGGCGAAGGTCGTCGCGGGAGATCCGAACCGGTTCATCGGCTTCGCGCACCACGACCCGTTCCGCCGGGACGCGGCGGCCGAACTCGAGCGCGCGGTCCGCACCCTCGGCCTGCGCGGCTACAAGCTGATCGCGCCGCTGCTCTCCGGGCGCCTCGACGACGAACGGCTCTATCCCGTGTGGGAGACCGCGGAGCGTCTGGGAATTCCGGTCCTCATCCACTTCGGCCCGCTGCGCTACCAGGGCATCGTCGCGCACGCGAACATGAGCCCGCTCGTCCTTCAAGATGTCGCGCGGGGCTTCCCCGGCATCCCGTTTATCGTGCCGCATTTCGGCTGCGGCTACCCGCGGGAACTGCTGCACGTCGCCTGGGTCTGCGGCAACGTGCACGTGGACACGTCCGGCTCGAACGAGTGGATGCGCTGGATGCCTTATCCGCTGACGCTCGAAGGGCTGTTCCGGATGTTCAGGGAGACCGTGGGGCCGTCGCGCATCCTCTTCGGCACCGACTCGTCCTGGTTTCCGCGGGGGTTCGCGGCTCGCTACCTCGACGACCAGATCCGGGCCGCCTGGACCGCCGGTTTCACGGACGACGAGATGCGCGCGCTCTTCGCGGGGAACGCGGCGCGTCTCTTGCGCGTCGGTCTGCCCGACGGCACGCCCCGCCAGCCGCCGCATGGAGATCCCTGA
- a CDS encoding MFS transporter, with protein sequence MNYKRGTLWAAILGSCIVFLDSTVVEVALPRIGHDLPARLVGVLEGQSYVYNGYLLAESAFLILMGGLGDLHGRRRMFLTGLIAFGAASLLSGLSPSMEWLVVFRIVQGLAGAILVPGALALITATFTGEEQGRAFGVWSGASAGLSILGPFIGGVLVDGVSWRAVFLLNVPLVLAGLWVATRYVRESTTAQAAGGFDVTGTFLTAVAVGGLVIGTIAGQQRNWHSPAAFAALGAGAVAAALLPFWMVRARNPLVPPALFRSRNFTVTNLSTLVIYAALSATFYYLTLFLQGTLGYTAAATGIAEAPGAVFMALFSPRFGALAARYGARWFMAAGPAVMGLGALSLARIPAASAAWALKLPDPGTFAPPAAYLTDVLPGMLIVGLGAMIMVAPLTATLMASAPVEHAGVASGINTVISDVGPQLAVACLFVAVTTHFYAVLAAAHPGAPAAAAVHRLSPFNPPPPTVPEALRAAAREASAGALHLAMLVGAALFVCGAVINAVGIRTPARRPAVQVVSPDPSFRRYCHLTVENVKRKAEAAARQPGGG encoded by the coding sequence GTGAACTACAAGCGCGGGACGCTGTGGGCGGCGATTCTGGGATCGTGCATCGTCTTTCTGGACTCGACGGTCGTCGAAGTCGCGCTCCCCCGCATCGGCCACGACCTCCCCGCCCGCCTCGTCGGCGTTCTCGAAGGGCAATCGTACGTCTACAACGGCTACCTGCTCGCCGAGAGCGCGTTCCTCATTCTCATGGGCGGGTTGGGTGATCTGCACGGCCGGCGGCGGATGTTCCTCACCGGACTCATCGCATTCGGCGCGGCCTCGCTGCTCAGCGGGCTGTCGCCCAGCATGGAGTGGCTCGTCGTCTTCCGGATCGTGCAGGGGCTCGCCGGCGCGATTCTGGTTCCGGGAGCGCTCGCGCTCATTACCGCCACGTTCACCGGCGAGGAGCAGGGCCGGGCGTTCGGCGTGTGGTCGGGAGCATCGGCCGGACTCTCCATCCTCGGCCCGTTCATCGGCGGGGTCCTGGTGGACGGTGTGTCGTGGCGGGCGGTCTTCCTGCTGAACGTCCCGCTGGTGCTCGCGGGCCTCTGGGTCGCCACGCGATACGTCCGGGAGAGCACGACCGCCCAGGCGGCGGGAGGGTTTGACGTGACCGGCACGTTCCTGACCGCCGTCGCCGTGGGCGGCCTCGTCATCGGCACGATCGCGGGCCAGCAGCGGAATTGGCACAGTCCCGCGGCGTTCGCGGCGCTCGGGGCCGGCGCCGTCGCGGCGGCGCTGCTGCCGTTCTGGATGGTGCGCGCGCGCAATCCGCTGGTCCCCCCGGCGCTCTTCCGGTCCCGCAACTTCACGGTGACGAACCTCTCGACGCTCGTCATCTACGCGGCCCTGTCCGCGACGTTCTACTATCTGACCCTTTTCCTTCAGGGCACGCTCGGGTATACGGCCGCGGCGACCGGGATTGCGGAGGCTCCGGGTGCGGTGTTCATGGCGCTGTTCTCACCCCGGTTCGGCGCGCTCGCGGCACGTTACGGCGCCCGATGGTTCATGGCCGCCGGGCCCGCGGTCATGGGCCTGGGCGCCCTCTCGCTCGCCCGGATCCCGGCCGCCAGCGCCGCCTGGGCGCTGAAGCTGCCCGACCCGGGCACGTTTGCGCCGCCGGCGGCGTACCTCACCGACGTGCTCCCCGGTATGCTCATCGTCGGCCTGGGCGCCATGATCATGGTCGCGCCCCTGACGGCGACGCTCATGGCCTCGGCACCGGTGGAACACGCCGGGGTCGCGTCGGGAATCAATACCGTGATCTCAGACGTAGGGCCGCAACTGGCGGTCGCCTGCCTGTTCGTCGCGGTGACCACGCACTTCTACGCGGTGCTCGCGGCGGCCCATCCGGGCGCACCCGCCGCCGCGGCGGTTCACCGGCTGTCTCCGTTCAACCCGCCGCCGCCGACCGTGCCGGAGGCCCTCCGCGCTGCCGCCCGCGAGGCCTCCGCGGGAGCACTTCACCTGGCGATGCTCGTCGGCGCGGCGCTCTTCGTCTGCGGCGCCGTGATCAACGCCGTGGGCATCAGGACGCCGGCCCGGCGGCCCGCCGTACAGGTCGTGTCCCCGGACCCGTCGTTCCGGCGCTACTGCCATCTCACGGTGGAGAACGTGAAACGCAAGGCGGAGGCCGCCGCCCGGCAGCCGGGAGGCGGCTGA
- the ppk1 gene encoding polyphosphate kinase 1, translated as MDIETREGRPVAAEAQRYFSRELSLLRFHERVLEQTRRGSHPLLERVKFLAISDSNLDEFLSIHYALLLDRVEAGDTSLTADGFTQTEQTHRVREAMARFMREQRRIFHDELVPDLAEAGVHFRAYRDLAPAKQRGLRGWFLSEVFPVCTPLAVDPAHPFPFISNFSLNLGVVLWDPQSDVSFARIKVPAVLPRLVRIDDGTADGREAEFVWLEDVIGNNLDAFFHGVDVRDVFRFRLLRDAEIEVPERQATDLRVAVQAVVRRRRFGEAVCLQLEREMPPGVAPDLVRRLDVYPEDVYVAGPPLGLRDLEQLANLDRPDLKDPVLLPRLPAAVGGGEPLFEAIRRSDILLQHPYESFAAVLGFLTQAAADPDVLTIKQTLYRVGRTSPLLQSLLEAVDRGKQVAVVLELTARGDEESNIDWAQTLERAGAHVSYGEIGLKTHAKLSLVVRREADGLRRYVHVGTGNYSATPYADLSLFTCDPAIGADATTVFNILTGHSRRDIYARMLVAPAGMRQGLLERIGREIEAHRAGGGGHLIFKANALVDRVMIDALYEASRAGVRIDLLIRGMCCLRPGVPGLSETIRVRSIVGRFLEHSRVYYFRNGGREETLIGSADLMERNLDRRVELLVPVADAGLARALKLRLLDLQLADNVRAMELRSDGAYRRVPSDGRGVDAQLAWTAPGTTFMA; from the coding sequence GTGGACATCGAGACGCGTGAGGGCCGGCCGGTCGCGGCCGAGGCCCAGCGCTACTTCTCCCGCGAACTGTCGTTGCTGCGGTTTCATGAGCGCGTGCTCGAGCAGACGCGGCGCGGCAGCCACCCGCTCTTGGAGCGCGTCAAGTTCCTGGCCATCTCCGACTCGAACCTCGACGAGTTCCTCTCCATCCACTACGCGCTGCTGCTGGACCGGGTCGAGGCGGGGGACACCTCGCTCACCGCGGACGGCTTCACGCAGACCGAGCAGACGCACCGGGTGCGCGAAGCGATGGCGCGGTTCATGCGGGAGCAGCGCCGGATCTTTCACGACGAGCTCGTGCCCGATCTGGCCGAGGCCGGCGTCCATTTCCGCGCCTACCGCGATCTCGCCCCGGCCAAGCAGCGCGGGCTGCGCGGGTGGTTCTTGAGCGAGGTGTTTCCGGTCTGCACGCCGCTCGCCGTGGACCCGGCCCATCCGTTTCCCTTCATTTCGAACTTCAGTCTCAACCTCGGCGTCGTGCTGTGGGATCCGCAGAGCGACGTGTCCTTTGCGCGGATCAAGGTGCCGGCCGTCCTGCCGCGTCTCGTGCGGATCGACGACGGGACGGCCGATGGGCGCGAGGCCGAGTTTGTGTGGCTCGAAGACGTAATCGGCAACAACCTGGACGCCTTCTTCCACGGTGTCGACGTGCGGGACGTCTTCCGCTTCCGGCTGTTGCGCGACGCGGAAATCGAAGTGCCCGAGCGGCAGGCGACGGATCTCCGCGTCGCCGTGCAGGCGGTCGTGCGCCGCCGGCGATTCGGCGAGGCCGTGTGCCTGCAGCTCGAGCGGGAGATGCCGCCGGGCGTCGCGCCGGATCTCGTGCGGCGGCTCGACGTGTACCCCGAGGACGTGTACGTCGCGGGCCCCCCGCTGGGGCTGCGCGACCTCGAGCAGCTCGCGAACCTCGACCGTCCGGACCTCAAGGACCCCGTGCTGCTGCCGCGGCTGCCCGCCGCCGTCGGGGGCGGTGAGCCGCTCTTCGAAGCGATCCGCCGCAGCGACATTCTGCTGCAGCATCCCTACGAGTCGTTCGCCGCGGTGCTGGGCTTTCTCACGCAGGCCGCCGCGGACCCCGACGTCCTGACGATCAAGCAGACGCTGTACCGCGTAGGGCGGACCTCCCCGCTGCTGCAGTCCCTGCTCGAAGCGGTCGACCGCGGCAAGCAGGTCGCGGTGGTGCTCGAGCTGACGGCGCGGGGGGACGAGGAGAGCAACATCGACTGGGCGCAGACGCTGGAACGGGCCGGCGCGCACGTCAGCTACGGCGAGATCGGGCTCAAGACCCACGCCAAGCTGTCGCTCGTGGTGCGGCGCGAGGCGGACGGCCTCCGGCGCTACGTCCACGTCGGGACCGGTAACTACAGCGCGACGCCCTACGCGGACCTGAGTCTCTTCACCTGCGATCCGGCGATCGGCGCCGACGCCACGACGGTGTTCAATATCCTGACCGGACACAGCCGGCGCGACATCTACGCGCGGATGCTGGTCGCTCCGGCCGGGATGCGGCAGGGCCTTCTGGAGCGCATCGGCCGGGAGATCGAGGCGCACCGCGCGGGCGGCGGCGGGCACCTCATCTTCAAGGCCAACGCGCTCGTCGACCGGGTGATGATCGACGCGCTCTACGAGGCCTCGCGCGCCGGTGTGCGGATCGACCTGCTCATCCGCGGCATGTGCTGCCTGCGCCCGGGCGTGCCGGGCCTCAGCGAGACGATCCGCGTGCGGAGCATTGTGGGGCGGTTTCTCGAACACAGCCGGGTGTACTATTTCCGGAACGGCGGTCGGGAAGAAACGCTGATCGGCAGCGCCGACCTGATGGAGCGCAACCTCGACCGCCGCGTGGAACTTCTCGTCCCGGTGGCGGACGCCGGCCTGGCGAGAGCCTTGAAGCTCCGCCTGCTCGATCTCCAGCTCGCCGACAACGTGCGCGCGATGGAGCTGCGGTCGGACGGCGCGTACCGCCGCGTCCCGAGCGATGGCCGCGGCGTGGACGCGCAGCTCGCCTGGACGGCGCCGGGGACGACCTTCATGGCGTAG
- a CDS encoding hydantoinase B/oxoprolinase family protein has protein sequence MDPILLEVLWNRLIGVVNEQAAALMRTSFTSVVREAGDISAGVFDRRGRMIAQAVTGTPGHINSMATSMHHFLAAFPLETLGPGDVLVTNDPWKTASQLNDITVMTPVFRGDRLIAFFGNTCHALDIGGRGLSADAGEVFEEGIQIPVMKLFERGRPNAPLLELVRANVRTPDEVVGDIHAQVVGNEIGGQQLLTFLAEFDLPDIERLADVIVERSEAAMRERIAALPGGAYTYELACDGFDEPVRIVATVTVRGGDLGIDYTGSSAQVRQGINVALNYTHAYTTYAVKCAISPDVPNNEGSFRPVTVTAPEGSILNARFPAAVAGRHLVGHFLPSAIFGALAQVLPDRVKAPGFDGLWDTQIFGHDPRRGAPFTYVWFSAGGTGALAGRDGLSATAFPSGIAGTPVEVIESLSPVVIRRRELRQDSGGPGRFRGGLGQVLEIAVRTDRPYLFSGLYERIASPAPGLLGGGAGRPGAVDTNNPAVEVRPKTRTLLPAGTEVTLSLPGGGGYGPASERDPALVLEDVRNGYVSAGRARIDYGVAVDLGRGAAVRPHSVRRGRAAVIDVGSNTIHVLVADVGGVDGVDAGESAGRRLSPVFDDSIRARLGLWVAEAGPLGPERIETVASIVRGFAAEARLLGVDDIIVLGTHAVRAARDRGPLLDAIGRAAGVAARVLTTAEEAEMCLAGAGLGPLPQPPFLFADIGGGSSDLAAVAPAGIAATASLPIGSGVLAERDLTGDPPSGPQVERAATMLRGMLGEVTALGPAEFREIVVTGGAARRLRRHYGDRRAALTARELHDTVGRLLGTPSGRWTRSVTPERAALVRAGGMILQEIMTRWRVSLWRVSKFGLREGALVRWACGSRAGVAETFGTEGAGGHRDA, from the coding sequence ATGGACCCGATTCTGCTCGAGGTGCTCTGGAACCGCCTGATCGGCGTGGTCAACGAGCAGGCGGCCGCGCTGATGCGGACCTCGTTCACCTCGGTGGTGCGGGAGGCGGGCGACATTTCCGCGGGCGTCTTCGACCGGCGGGGCCGCATGATCGCGCAGGCCGTGACCGGAACGCCGGGCCACATCAACTCGATGGCGACGAGCATGCACCACTTTCTCGCCGCGTTTCCGTTGGAGACGCTCGGACCGGGCGACGTGCTGGTGACGAACGATCCATGGAAGACCGCGTCCCAGCTCAACGACATCACGGTGATGACCCCGGTCTTTCGGGGCGACCGGCTCATCGCGTTCTTCGGCAACACCTGCCACGCGCTCGACATCGGCGGCCGCGGACTCTCCGCGGACGCGGGCGAGGTGTTCGAGGAAGGCATCCAGATCCCGGTCATGAAGCTGTTCGAGCGCGGCCGGCCGAACGCGCCGCTGCTCGAGCTCGTGCGCGCGAACGTCCGCACGCCGGACGAGGTCGTCGGCGACATCCACGCGCAGGTGGTCGGCAACGAGATCGGCGGACAGCAGCTGCTGACGTTTCTCGCGGAGTTCGACCTGCCGGACATCGAGCGGCTCGCCGACGTGATCGTGGAGCGATCGGAAGCCGCGATGCGCGAACGGATCGCCGCGCTCCCGGGCGGCGCGTACACGTACGAGCTCGCCTGCGACGGCTTCGACGAGCCGGTCCGGATCGTGGCGACCGTGACCGTCCGCGGCGGCGACCTCGGCATCGACTACACCGGCTCGTCCGCGCAGGTGCGGCAGGGCATCAACGTCGCGCTGAACTATACGCACGCGTACACCACGTACGCGGTGAAGTGCGCGATTTCGCCGGACGTTCCCAACAACGAGGGCAGCTTCCGTCCGGTCACCGTCACGGCCCCCGAGGGCTCCATCCTCAACGCGCGCTTTCCCGCGGCGGTGGCCGGCCGGCACCTCGTCGGGCACTTCCTGCCGAGTGCGATCTTCGGCGCACTCGCGCAGGTGCTGCCGGACCGCGTGAAGGCGCCGGGCTTCGACGGACTCTGGGACACGCAGATCTTCGGGCACGATCCGCGCCGCGGCGCGCCGTTTACGTACGTGTGGTTCTCGGCCGGCGGCACAGGTGCGCTCGCCGGCCGGGACGGCCTCTCCGCGACGGCGTTCCCGAGCGGCATCGCCGGCACGCCGGTCGAGGTGATCGAGTCGCTCTCGCCGGTCGTCATTCGCCGGCGGGAACTGCGCCAGGACTCGGGCGGCCCCGGACGCTTTCGCGGGGGCCTCGGGCAGGTGCTCGAGATCGCCGTCCGCACCGACCGGCCGTACCTTTTTTCAGGGCTCTACGAACGGATCGCGTCGCCGGCGCCCGGGTTGCTGGGGGGCGGCGCCGGACGCCCGGGCGCCGTGGACACGAACAACCCGGCGGTCGAGGTCCGGCCGAAGACGCGGACGCTCCTGCCGGCGGGCACTGAAGTCACGCTGAGCCTGCCCGGCGGAGGCGGCTACGGGCCCGCTTCGGAGCGGGATCCGGCTCTCGTACTGGAGGACGTGCGCAATGGCTACGTTTCGGCCGGGCGCGCGCGCATCGACTACGGCGTCGCGGTCGATCTCGGCCGGGGGGCCGCGGTGCGGCCGCACAGCGTGCGCCGCGGGCGGGCGGCGGTGATCGACGTGGGGAGCAATACGATCCACGTGCTGGTCGCGGATGTCGGCGGCGTCGATGGCGTGGATGCCGGCGAGTCCGCCGGCAGGCGACTCTCGCCGGTTTTCGACGACAGCATCCGCGCCCGCCTGGGCTTGTGGGTGGCGGAAGCGGGACCGCTCGGCCCGGAGCGGATCGAAACCGTGGCCTCGATCGTCCGCGGGTTCGCCGCGGAGGCGCGCCTTCTGGGCGTCGATGACATCATCGTGCTTGGTACCCACGCCGTCCGGGCCGCGCGCGACCGCGGTCCGCTGCTCGACGCGATCGGGCGCGCGGCGGGCGTCGCGGCGCGCGTGCTGACAACGGCGGAAGAAGCGGAGATGTGCCTCGCCGGCGCGGGGCTGGGGCCGCTGCCCCAGCCGCCGTTCTTGTTCGCCGACATCGGCGGGGGCAGCTCCGATCTGGCCGCGGTCGCGCCTGCCGGGATCGCCGCTACCGCGTCGCTGCCGATCGGCTCGGGCGTGCTGGCGGAGCGGGATCTGACGGGCGATCCACCGTCCGGGCCGCAGGTCGAGCGGGCGGCGACGATGCTGCGCGGTATGCTTGGTGAGGTCACGGCGCTGGGTCCGGCCGAGTTTCGAGAGATCGTCGTCACCGGCGGCGCGGCACGGCGGCTCCGGCGGCACTACGGCGACCGGCGGGCGGCCCTTACGGCGCGAGAGCTGCACGATACCGTGGGACGGTTGCTGGGCACTCCGTCCGGCCGCTGGACGCGGTCGGTCACCCCGGAGCGGGCCGCGCTGGTCCGCGCGGGCGGGATGATTCTACAGGAGATCATGACCCGCTGGCGCGTCTCGCTGTGGCGCGTCAGCAAGTTCGGCCTGCGTGAAGGCGCCCTCGTGCGATGGGCGTGCGGCTCACGGGCCGGTGTCGCGGAGACTTTCGGGACGGAGGGGGCCGGTGGACATCGAGACGCGTGA